From the genome of Lawsonella clevelandensis, one region includes:
- a CDS encoding aminotransferase class I/II-fold pyridoxal phosphate-dependent enzyme, translating to MTGTPDTPWNIHGDQQDLPGMLDFAVNVCQPSPPPVVLNVLEAALPQLAHYPRHTDYARVQEALAVFHGVSPSWVLPLAGETEAFDLLSRLPWRHIAILHPPYTEAEAPFHNAGYGDAIHHYLAEDQLPVLPDYCDLVIVGNPVNPTSYLRSRAELAQLRASGRIVVVDEAFMDVVVPDYAAAATFLPTVPTYGRGATSAASAAATSIQKLLGGDLIVLRSCTKTWGISGLRAGYAIAHPTLVERLTTCRSPWTVSTLSLAVLRALPQPALQEELATIRTRIAVEREAMIRSLTMAGWQVRLPASGPFLLAQPPRYPGTVDTLRLGLQEKGIAVRRTDTFPLLDAGWWRLAVKDVSSVQRLIDTVRVLTKEEETLA from the coding sequence ATGACTGGCACTCCAGACACCCCGTGGAACATTCATGGGGACCAGCAGGATCTGCCGGGTATGCTCGATTTCGCTGTGAACGTTTGCCAACCAAGCCCACCGCCTGTGGTGCTCAACGTATTAGAAGCAGCGCTACCGCAGCTCGCGCACTATCCGCGACACACAGACTATGCACGCGTCCAAGAAGCCCTCGCTGTTTTTCACGGTGTCTCTCCCTCGTGGGTGCTTCCCCTTGCCGGCGAAACAGAGGCCTTCGATTTGCTGAGCCGGCTTCCCTGGCGACACATCGCGATACTTCATCCTCCCTATACAGAAGCGGAAGCACCCTTCCACAATGCGGGTTACGGGGATGCCATACATCATTACCTGGCAGAGGATCAGCTTCCCGTCCTTCCCGACTACTGTGACCTAGTAATTGTCGGTAATCCGGTAAACCCCACGTCGTACTTGCGTTCCCGTGCAGAACTTGCACAGCTTCGTGCATCCGGTCGTATTGTCGTTGTCGATGAAGCCTTTATGGATGTCGTAGTGCCCGATTATGCAGCTGCGGCAACCTTTCTCCCCACTGTTCCTACGTATGGTCGCGGTGCCACGTCTGCCGCATCTGCGGCTGCTACCTCTATTCAGAAGCTTCTCGGAGGCGACCTCATCGTGTTGCGTTCCTGCACGAAAACGTGGGGTATCTCAGGCCTCCGGGCGGGCTATGCGATAGCCCACCCCACACTCGTGGAACGTCTTACTACTTGCCGCAGTCCCTGGACCGTCTCCACGCTGTCACTAGCCGTGCTTCGTGCGCTTCCACAGCCGGCACTACAAGAGGAACTCGCGACTATCCGCACCCGCATTGCCGTAGAGCGGGAAGCGATGATCCGTTCCTTGACCATGGCCGGCTGGCAGGTACGCCTTCCCGCTAGTGGTCCCTTTCTGCTGGCTCAACCCCCGCGTTACCCGGGTACCGTTGACACGCTCCGACTAGGCTTGCAGGAAAAAGGTATTGCTGTCCGCCGCACCGATACGTTCCCCCTGCTCGATGCTGGGTGGTGGCGGCTAGCGGTCAAAGACGTCTCGAGTGTGCAGCGGCTCATTGATACTGTTCGCGTACTTACAAAGGAAGAGGAGACGTTGGCATGA
- a CDS encoding HAD hydrolase-like protein, giving the protein MTSPRPSDSQRAPIVLLDLDGTLIDSLATVQQTLCLAADALGKERPSAEFLESVAGPPMQVTMARLGWSPAEVNAGKRFYFDHYDTHMWDQSELFPGIADALAELRALGYELYLATSKREAVAFRTVAHVGIDKYFSGMVGAHNDGTTRQAKDDVIAEAIRQAGDDPLHPHRRYVMVGDRIHDVEGAAVFSIDTILCTWGTGSPTEWEQAAYTIDSVAELPRAVQALLPRE; this is encoded by the coding sequence ATGACCTCTCCTCGTCCGTCAGACTCCCAACGTGCCCCTATCGTTCTCTTGGACTTAGACGGTACCCTCATTGATTCTTTAGCTACGGTACAGCAAACGCTATGTTTGGCTGCCGATGCGCTAGGGAAAGAGCGTCCCTCTGCAGAATTTCTGGAATCGGTGGCTGGGCCTCCCATGCAGGTGACGATGGCCCGGCTCGGGTGGTCACCGGCCGAGGTCAACGCCGGGAAGCGATTCTACTTTGACCATTACGACACTCATATGTGGGACCAGTCTGAGCTTTTTCCCGGCATTGCTGATGCACTCGCTGAACTGCGCGCACTGGGTTATGAGCTCTACCTGGCTACCTCTAAACGGGAAGCGGTCGCATTTAGGACTGTGGCCCATGTAGGCATCGACAAGTATTTTAGCGGCATGGTAGGCGCTCATAATGACGGCACCACACGCCAAGCGAAGGACGACGTCATTGCGGAGGCAATCCGCCAGGCAGGAGATGATCCACTACATCCACACCGTCGTTATGTGATGGTAGGCGATCGTATTCACGACGTGGAAGGGGCAGCTGTCTTCAGCATCGACACTATTCTCTGCACGTGGGGTACTGGTTCCCCCACGGAGTGGGAGCAGGCTGCCTATACTATCGACAGTGTTGCGGAGCTCCCCCGAGCAGTCCAGGCATTACTGCCGCGAGAATGA
- a CDS encoding Lrp/AsnC family transcriptional regulator: MDSSPIEPPQLDEVDRKILQILREDGDIANKDLAARVGIAPSTASARVKALTDSGVIRGVHADIDPQLIGRGLQAMIAVRLHAGSRMGMDTFGKTMASLRGVQDVYFVSGIDDYLIYVCMRDTTELSDFVAHQLNNNPVVASTQTMLIFEHHRSTS; the protein is encoded by the coding sequence ATGGATTCTTCGCCGATTGAGCCTCCACAACTTGATGAAGTTGACCGAAAAATTCTTCAGATTCTTAGGGAAGACGGAGACATCGCCAACAAGGATTTGGCGGCACGAGTAGGGATTGCCCCCTCCACCGCTTCTGCCCGGGTGAAGGCACTCACCGATAGCGGAGTGATCCGCGGTGTGCACGCTGACATCGACCCGCAGCTCATTGGCCGTGGCCTCCAGGCTATGATTGCTGTCCGGCTTCACGCAGGTTCTCGCATGGGAATGGACACTTTTGGGAAAACGATGGCAAGTTTACGGGGTGTTCAGGACGTCTATTTTGTTAGCGGCATTGACGATTATCTGATCTATGTATGTATGCGCGATACCACTGAATTGTCCGATTTTGTCGCACATCAGCTGAACAATAATCCGGTTGTAGCGAGCACCCAGACGATGCTGATTTTTGAGCATCATCGGTCCACTTCCTAA
- a CDS encoding histidine phosphatase family protein, with amino-acid sequence MAEASRGWASPDMGRPTRFVMVRHGQTADSVRHLFSGSGGIDPELTELGHRQAQQAAQRVQESSAPGDYSVLIASPLRRTQQTAQYLAESLDLPIVTDNRLRECDFGEWEGYTMGEVLERYPTVAAAWMQDPECVPPGGESLAAVRRRLQSFREDVTAQYGGTNVLMVSHVTPIKSLLWEGLGEVDTVFYRLFLDLASISVAEFYHDGGSTVRLVNYGGGVVA; translated from the coding sequence GTGGCAGAAGCGTCACGAGGCTGGGCATCCCCCGATATGGGCAGGCCAACGAGGTTTGTGATGGTACGTCATGGACAGACCGCAGACTCCGTCCGTCATCTTTTCTCCGGATCTGGAGGAATTGACCCAGAATTGACCGAGCTGGGGCATCGGCAAGCACAACAGGCAGCGCAACGTGTGCAGGAGAGTTCTGCACCGGGGGATTATTCCGTGCTCATAGCTTCGCCTTTGCGTCGAACTCAGCAGACGGCACAGTATCTTGCTGAGTCGCTGGATCTCCCTATCGTCACAGACAACCGTTTGCGAGAATGTGATTTTGGAGAGTGGGAAGGGTACACGATGGGGGAAGTACTGGAGCGCTACCCAACGGTCGCTGCAGCGTGGATGCAGGATCCTGAATGTGTACCACCAGGGGGTGAGAGCCTCGCCGCAGTACGACGTCGGTTGCAGAGCTTTCGGGAAGATGTCACGGCGCAGTATGGTGGAACGAATGTGCTGATGGTGAGCCATGTAACGCCAATTAAATCGTTGCTGTGGGAAGGACTTGGCGAGGTGGATACGGTGTTTTACCGTCTCTTTTTAGATCTTGCGTCGATTTCGGTAGCGGAGTTTTATCACGATGGCGGGTCGACAGTGCGGTTGGTTAATTACGGCGGGGGAGTGGTGGCCTAG
- a CDS encoding NADH-quinone oxidoreductase subunit B — MGIEDKLSGGFVTTTTEWLFGLTREWSVWPVTFGLACCAFEMMSYAGPRFDASRWGQEVFRASPRQSDLMIISGRVSQKMAPIMRRVYDQMPDPKWVIAMGACSSSGGVFNNYAIVQGADHIVPVDLYIPGCPPRPDMLIDASFKLRAMIAKKTQLGEKHIIADEQAKEAAALAGEVRVAEEKLIRMKKK; from the coding sequence ATGGGAATTGAAGACAAACTTTCAGGTGGCTTCGTAACCACCACCACAGAATGGCTGTTTGGCCTCACCCGCGAGTGGTCAGTCTGGCCCGTCACCTTCGGCCTCGCCTGCTGTGCATTTGAGATGATGTCCTACGCAGGCCCGCGTTTCGACGCCTCCCGTTGGGGACAGGAAGTGTTCCGCGCTTCCCCACGCCAATCTGACCTCATGATCATCTCCGGCCGCGTGAGCCAGAAGATGGCCCCCATCATGCGCCGCGTGTACGACCAGATGCCTGACCCCAAGTGGGTTATCGCCATGGGTGCGTGCTCCTCCTCCGGCGGCGTGTTCAACAACTACGCCATCGTGCAGGGTGCCGACCATATCGTGCCGGTAGACCTCTACATTCCCGGCTGCCCGCCGCGCCCCGACATGCTGATCGACGCCTCCTTCAAGCTGCGCGCCATGATCGCCAAGAAGACTCAACTCGGTGAAAAGCACATCATCGCCGACGAGCAGGCTAAGGAAGCCGCTGCTCTCGCCGGTGAAGTTCGTGTCGCCGAAGAGAAACTCATCCGGATGAAGAAGAAGTAA
- a CDS encoding NADH-quinone oxidoreductase subunit C gives MTDNPQNTEDQTDVAGTPNSAASWTPFAAKQGMWSDGTGDTSGFSRIVRLPDRIVPLSRPFGGELDAIFDRLFELVPEVADSPVTNFTDMPTIYIPREHLLKTMQALRDDAELRYEVCSSVSGVHYPAEQDAELHSVYHLLSMTYNRRLRVEVVCPEFEPHIPSVVTVYPMVNYHERETWDMFGIIFDGHPGLTRILMPDDWQGHPQRKDYQLGGIPVEFHGTEVPPVEQRRSYR, from the coding sequence ATGACTGACAACCCCCAGAACACTGAAGACCAGACCGACGTGGCAGGTACCCCAAACTCTGCAGCCAGCTGGACACCCTTCGCAGCGAAGCAAGGTATGTGGTCTGATGGAACCGGAGATACCTCCGGCTTTTCGCGTATCGTGCGTCTGCCTGATCGTATCGTTCCTCTCTCCCGTCCCTTCGGCGGAGAGCTCGACGCGATTTTTGACCGCCTATTTGAGCTGGTCCCCGAAGTTGCTGACTCCCCCGTCACCAACTTCACCGACATGCCTACCATCTACATCCCGCGCGAACACCTGCTGAAGACCATGCAGGCGCTGCGTGACGATGCAGAACTGCGCTACGAAGTGTGCTCCTCAGTTTCCGGCGTACACTACCCCGCGGAACAGGATGCCGAGCTCCACAGCGTTTACCACCTGCTCTCTATGACCTACAACCGCCGCCTGCGGGTCGAGGTCGTCTGCCCTGAATTCGAACCCCATATTCCCTCCGTGGTCACCGTTTACCCCATGGTGAACTACCACGAGCGCGAAACCTGGGACATGTTCGGAATTATCTTTGACGGACATCCCGGCCTTACCCGCATCCTCATGCCAGACGATTGGCAAGGCCACCCGCAGCGGAAGGACTACCAGCTCGGTGGTATCCCGGTCGAATTCCACGGCACTGAAGTGCCGCCGGTGGAACAACGGAGGAGTTACCGCTAA
- a CDS encoding zinc ribbon domain-containing protein: MKCPPVLQRLLLDLADVDAAIAAAEHRNSEPSTDRHVKIQQRHYFEARSTAARARLALEDVERELQRARGELAFLERRQAHDEEAVHVAHETEVLRDLYHDLHSVERLLTNSRRRIRHLEEQVSAYQAQVANCDAAVKSTQRELDSAVAALDKYTADVASALPKMRAEREALVESLPSYVVDVYEEMREELGVGAGRLVGLNCGVCRMELSTGQLHAIHGAPADELVRCPECGGLLVRSDLMS; the protein is encoded by the coding sequence ATGAAGTGTCCCCCCGTTCTGCAGAGGCTCCTGCTCGATCTTGCTGACGTTGATGCCGCCATTGCAGCGGCAGAGCATCGCAACAGCGAACCCAGCACAGATCGTCATGTGAAGATCCAACAACGCCACTACTTTGAAGCACGCTCTACCGCTGCACGGGCACGATTAGCGCTGGAAGATGTCGAACGTGAACTGCAACGAGCGCGGGGAGAGCTAGCCTTCCTCGAGCGCCGCCAAGCCCATGACGAAGAAGCGGTGCATGTCGCGCATGAGACGGAAGTATTACGTGATCTTTACCATGATCTCCACTCTGTAGAACGGCTGCTCACCAATTCTCGCCGGCGTATTCGGCATCTGGAAGAGCAGGTATCTGCTTACCAAGCACAGGTCGCTAATTGTGATGCCGCCGTGAAAAGCACTCAACGAGAATTGGATAGTGCGGTGGCAGCGCTTGACAAGTACACCGCTGATGTAGCGAGTGCACTGCCCAAGATGCGTGCTGAACGGGAAGCATTAGTGGAGTCTCTTCCCAGTTATGTTGTTGACGTCTACGAAGAAATGCGGGAAGAACTAGGAGTAGGAGCGGGACGCCTGGTCGGCCTCAATTGCGGGGTGTGTCGAATGGAGCTTTCTACTGGTCAGCTGCACGCCATTCATGGCGCCCCGGCGGATGAATTAGTGCGCTGTCCAGAGTGCGGTGGGTTGTTGGTGAGGAGTGATCTCATGAGCTAG
- a CDS encoding NADH-quinone oxidoreductase subunit A — protein sequence MSYYIPILAMVIIAALFVLVMVGASVIIGPHRYNKSKYDVYECGVDALDRPENGGRMSLKYFTIAMMFLIFDVETIFLFPWAIAFDKMGWFLLVEMLLFVATLLVAYIYVWRRGGLNWE from the coding sequence GTGTCGTATTACATTCCCATTCTGGCAATGGTGATCATTGCAGCGCTGTTTGTGCTGGTGATGGTAGGCGCCTCAGTCATCATCGGCCCCCACCGCTACAACAAATCCAAGTATGACGTCTACGAGTGCGGTGTGGACGCACTGGACCGCCCCGAAAACGGGGGCCGCATGTCCCTCAAGTACTTCACCATCGCCATGATGTTCCTCATCTTCGACGTTGAAACCATCTTCTTGTTCCCCTGGGCAATCGCCTTCGACAAGATGGGCTGGTTCCTCCTCGTAGAGATGCTCCTGTTCGTGGCCACCCTCTTGGTTGCCTACATCTACGTGTGGCGCCGGGGAGGACTGAACTGGGAATAA
- a CDS encoding alpha/beta hydrolase → MRRDTVSMPRKLGALVMAMGLAASLGVTTTATAAAQDPYTMATPAAGENHPALQKFYAQRVQWGPCLDAAMRSSALDRYQAFLNMGEMECGTVEVPVVYPDVIAQDKALGNPWKVEPGKTVVAKIAVSRVKATGKRWGGMLINPGGPGGSGLNMSASLASPAAAAKILEHFDLVGFDPRGVGASEPNLKCISDKAFDNKRTFGDATYTRKAVVYQNQQNRHYMNGCIKDVGATFLAHIGTRDVVRDMDVIRAAIGDKKLTYIGYSYGTFLGSQYAEAFPTKLRALVLDGVVDPTEDSVESAVNQGAGFQKSFEAWAKWCAKERDCPLGNDPSKATSEFHKLVWPLQKKPAPTIVMSRSLSWSDSVQAVIASLYTQATWPLLKLGLQQLKTGAGGDVLLALADGYYGRWIDGNYANTQDVFQAVLCMDNESNSDHAKQLDMIRRYMKAMKFADPGGAIENVPADLCSIWPARHTIRPHKPSVHSNGNILVVSTTGDPATPYEAGVQLARDMKAPLVTYVGEGHCAALRGQACVDRYVGDFIVNKRIHKSHVTCRSQP, encoded by the coding sequence ATGCGACGGGACACAGTTAGCATGCCGCGCAAACTCGGTGCCTTGGTGATGGCGATGGGGTTAGCCGCCTCATTGGGAGTAACCACCACTGCCACCGCGGCGGCCCAAGACCCTTACACGATGGCAACTCCCGCAGCTGGAGAAAACCATCCTGCTCTGCAGAAGTTCTACGCACAGCGCGTACAGTGGGGTCCTTGTCTAGACGCAGCGATGCGTTCATCGGCACTCGATCGTTACCAGGCGTTTCTCAATATGGGTGAGATGGAGTGCGGAACAGTTGAGGTTCCGGTGGTCTACCCAGATGTCATCGCACAGGATAAAGCCCTGGGTAACCCCTGGAAGGTTGAACCGGGCAAGACGGTTGTCGCCAAGATTGCTGTCTCCCGTGTGAAGGCCACTGGAAAACGCTGGGGCGGCATGCTCATTAATCCGGGTGGACCGGGTGGATCTGGCCTCAATATGTCCGCGAGCTTGGCCTCGCCGGCAGCTGCAGCGAAGATTCTCGAGCATTTTGACCTCGTCGGTTTCGACCCGCGTGGTGTGGGAGCTTCAGAACCTAATCTCAAGTGCATCTCTGACAAAGCCTTCGACAACAAGCGGACTTTTGGTGATGCCACCTATACCCGTAAAGCCGTGGTGTACCAGAATCAGCAGAACCGCCATTACATGAACGGTTGTATTAAGGACGTGGGAGCGACCTTCCTTGCCCATATTGGTACCCGTGATGTCGTGCGCGATATGGATGTTATCCGCGCTGCCATCGGAGACAAGAAGCTCACCTATATTGGCTACTCCTACGGCACCTTCCTCGGCTCGCAGTACGCAGAGGCATTTCCCACGAAGCTGCGTGCGCTGGTATTGGACGGTGTCGTCGACCCCACTGAGGATAGTGTTGAATCTGCCGTCAACCAGGGTGCTGGATTCCAGAAGTCTTTTGAAGCATGGGCGAAATGGTGTGCAAAAGAACGGGATTGCCCGCTAGGTAATGATCCGTCCAAGGCCACAAGCGAGTTCCACAAGCTCGTCTGGCCATTGCAAAAGAAGCCTGCTCCGACCATCGTCATGAGCCGTTCGCTCAGCTGGTCTGACTCGGTACAAGCTGTTATTGCTTCCCTCTACACGCAAGCAACGTGGCCCCTGTTGAAGCTCGGTCTGCAGCAGCTGAAGACAGGTGCCGGTGGTGACGTATTGCTGGCGTTAGCAGATGGCTACTACGGACGCTGGATCGATGGTAACTATGCTAATACGCAGGACGTGTTCCAGGCTGTGCTCTGCATGGACAATGAGTCCAACTCCGACCATGCCAAGCAGCTCGACATGATACGGCGCTACATGAAAGCGATGAAGTTTGCTGATCCGGGTGGCGCAATTGAAAACGTTCCAGCGGATCTCTGCTCAATCTGGCCGGCACGGCATACCATTCGGCCGCATAAGCCGTCTGTGCATAGCAACGGCAATATCCTCGTGGTATCCACCACTGGAGATCCGGCTACCCCCTATGAAGCCGGTGTGCAGCTGGCACGGGATATGAAAGCCCCGCTGGTGACCTACGTGGGCGAAGGCCATTGTGCAGCCCTGCGTGGTCAGGCGTGTGTGGACCGGTATGTGGGAGACTTCATCGTCAACAAGAGGATCCATAAGAGCCATGTGACGTGCCGTTCTCAGCCGTAG
- a CDS encoding Nif3-like dinuclear metal center hexameric protein — MNEHPGTEAAPPSVESVRVPHTVGDIMAVMDRAYPPRYAEKWDHPGLVCGDPHAVVNKVCCAVDLTPETLNEALAQGAQMVITHHPVLFQAVHSVAASMPKGKLIHTAISAGCALFCAHTNADSANPGVNDALAEALGLTVLRPLIPHHPDALDRWVVHVPGSQVPVVQDAIFAVGGGALGDYTQCSFRVDGIGQFLPEKGADPYLGRPGELETVSESRIEFVAERRLRAQIQEALTTSHPYEEPSYDILESYAPAHGSNLADAPGLGRIGTLAQPLPLREFVEVVAEALPSTVWGVRAAGDPTAIIETVAVCGGAGGSFLDDARVAGVDCYVTSDLRHHPVDDFLQAGGSAVIDTAHAASEYPWLSQVADLLVRELDLDVAVLPLVTDPWTLHSQ, encoded by the coding sequence ATGAACGAACACCCTGGCACCGAAGCGGCACCCCCCAGCGTGGAATCTGTACGAGTACCCCACACGGTGGGAGATATTATGGCCGTGATGGATCGGGCCTACCCACCGAGGTACGCCGAAAAATGGGACCATCCAGGCCTCGTCTGCGGCGACCCTCATGCGGTCGTCAACAAGGTGTGCTGCGCGGTTGACCTCACTCCCGAAACTCTCAATGAGGCGTTAGCCCAGGGGGCGCAGATGGTGATCACGCACCATCCAGTTCTCTTTCAGGCGGTGCACTCCGTCGCTGCCTCGATGCCCAAGGGAAAGCTCATTCACACCGCTATTTCCGCAGGATGCGCACTCTTCTGTGCACACACTAATGCGGATAGCGCCAACCCCGGGGTCAATGATGCGTTAGCGGAAGCGCTCGGGCTTACCGTGCTTCGGCCACTTATTCCCCACCACCCCGATGCACTTGATCGCTGGGTGGTGCATGTGCCGGGCAGCCAGGTACCGGTCGTCCAAGACGCCATTTTTGCCGTCGGGGGAGGTGCACTCGGTGACTACACTCAGTGTTCCTTCCGTGTTGATGGGATTGGACAGTTCCTTCCTGAGAAAGGAGCTGACCCCTATCTGGGAAGGCCAGGTGAGCTGGAGACTGTCTCTGAGTCTCGTATTGAGTTCGTTGCGGAGCGTCGCCTGCGGGCCCAGATTCAGGAGGCGTTGACGACTTCTCATCCCTATGAGGAACCCTCTTATGACATTCTGGAAAGCTATGCTCCGGCACATGGCAGTAATCTGGCAGATGCTCCTGGCCTCGGGCGAATCGGGACTTTAGCCCAACCTCTGCCACTGCGTGAATTTGTTGAGGTTGTGGCAGAAGCTCTTCCCTCCACCGTGTGGGGAGTTCGTGCTGCCGGGGACCCTACTGCAATAATTGAAACCGTTGCCGTATGTGGAGGTGCTGGTGGAAGTTTTCTCGATGACGCACGTGTAGCGGGGGTGGACTGCTACGTAACCTCCGATCTTCGTCATCACCCTGTTGATGACTTCCTTCAAGCTGGGGGATCAGCAGTAATTGACACTGCACACGCGGCGAGCGAGTATCCCTGGCTATCACAGGTTGCGGACTTACTGGTGAGAGAGCTAGATCTGGATGTCGCGGTTCTCCCTCTCGTCACGGACCCCTGGACCTTGCATTCACAGTAA
- the ald gene encoding alanine dehydrogenase, producing the protein MRIGIPKEVKNNEFRVSVTPSGVAELVHRGHEVFVEKSAGVGSNFPDEEYIEAGATMIETADEVWEKGDLIIKVKEPIAEEFPRMRENQVLFTYLHLAACTDCCDALLKAGTTSIAYEVVQTPDRKLPLLAPMSEVAGRLSVQVGAQHLMKQYGGGGRLLGGVSGVRPANVVVLGAGTAGSNAIAMAVGMRADVTVFDINIAALKALDDIYQGRVHTVVSNKAEITKALKTADLVVGSVLIPGASAPKLVTNDMVAQMKKGSVLVDIAIDQGGCFEDSHATTHEDPTFPVHDTVFYCVANMPGAVPNTSTWALSNATLPYVLQIAEQGWEMAVKKNSALKAGLSTHKGKLYSAPVAEALGLPLATLD; encoded by the coding sequence ATGCGCATTGGCATTCCCAAGGAAGTTAAAAACAACGAATTCCGCGTATCCGTCACCCCCTCCGGCGTCGCCGAGCTCGTGCACCGCGGCCACGAAGTTTTCGTGGAGAAGTCCGCCGGTGTTGGATCCAACTTCCCCGATGAAGAGTACATCGAGGCTGGCGCCACCATGATCGAGACCGCCGACGAAGTTTGGGAAAAGGGCGATCTCATTATCAAGGTGAAGGAGCCCATCGCCGAGGAATTCCCCCGCATGCGTGAAAACCAGGTGCTGTTCACCTACCTGCACCTCGCCGCCTGCACCGATTGCTGCGATGCTTTGCTCAAGGCTGGTACTACTTCCATTGCTTACGAAGTTGTCCAGACTCCGGATCGTAAGCTCCCGCTGCTTGCCCCGATGTCTGAAGTCGCTGGCCGCCTTTCTGTTCAGGTTGGCGCCCAGCATCTGATGAAGCAGTACGGCGGCGGCGGCAGGCTGCTCGGTGGTGTGAGCGGTGTCCGTCCTGCCAACGTTGTCGTACTTGGTGCCGGCACCGCTGGCTCCAACGCTATCGCTATGGCCGTTGGTATGCGCGCTGACGTCACTGTCTTCGATATCAACATTGCTGCTCTGAAGGCTCTCGACGACATCTACCAGGGCCGTGTCCATACTGTCGTGTCCAACAAGGCCGAGATCACCAAGGCCCTGAAGACCGCAGACCTGGTCGTCGGTTCCGTTCTTATCCCGGGTGCTTCCGCACCGAAACTGGTGACCAACGACATGGTTGCACAGATGAAGAAGGGCTCTGTGCTCGTCGACATCGCCATCGACCAGGGTGGCTGCTTCGAGGACTCCCACGCCACCACCCACGAGGATCCCACCTTCCCGGTTCACGACACCGTTTTCTACTGCGTTGCGAACATGCCTGGTGCTGTCCCCAATACCTCTACTTGGGCACTTTCTAACGCCACCCTGCCCTACGTTCTGCAGATTGCTGAGCAGGGCTGGGAGATGGCAGTGAAGAAGAACTCTGCTCTGAAGGCCGGCCTCTCCACCCACAAGGGCAAGCTGTACTCTGCCCCGGTGGCTGAGGCACTTGGACTCCCGCTGGCCACTCTGGACTAA